In Setaria italica strain Yugu1 chromosome IX, Setaria_italica_v2.0, whole genome shotgun sequence, the genomic stretch GCAGGGCAGCGAGGCAGGGGCCGTTAATTGTACGCCAGCGACAGGGCAGCATACAGCCAGCCCAGCCATGTAGAAGGCAGGCAGGGGTTTGTTCAAGCCGAAATTTGAAGTTGTTCGTACGCCGAGCCGCCGTCACCCGGCTCGCCGGGCGCCTGCTGCCTGCCACGACAAGCCCAGAGAGCGGATTGTATTGGACGATAGATCCTAGCTTCGTCATCCACCACTACAGAATACTTCCTAGTTGCATTGTGATGTACTGATGTGTGCCTTCTGGCTTCTGGATTCTATGGCATCGGGAGCAAAATTGTAGTGGCTCGTAGTAGTCCTTCGCCTTCATTTGCTGCAAACTTTTGGGGTAGTAGgcttcttttttaaaaaaagaatatggTTTTCTTTAAGTAGGAGATTTTACTTCTCACTACACTGCACAAGAGACAGATAACAGCCGGCCTGTTCCGGCTCCGTTTGGAGactggactaaagtttagttcctgtcacatcgaatatttagatactaattaggagtattaaatatagattaattataaaattaattgcataaatgaaggctaatttaTGAGATGAAtcgtctaattagttcatgatttgaccatgtgatgctacagtaaatatgtgctaatcatggattaattaggcttaatagatttatcttgcgaattagccacgacttatacaattagttttataattagtttacgtttagtccttctaattggtatccaaacatctgatatgaCCCGATGTAAAAATTAGCTCAGCTTCCTTCGCCGCGCGCGCGATGCATACATCTATGCAAGCAAGCACATCTGCAAATGTGTACAGGCTCCAGAGTGCAGCGTACTAGCCTTGTCGCTGCTACGTCTGAATAGTCTGCATTATTTGGGCATATGTGTTTGTACATGTTATGTTCATTCGATTTTCAAACCGGTATACACGATCATCCGTTCATTCCACGTGTAAAAAGAACAAATAACCAAGAAAATTTCTACGCTTGCACTACTTgtgaaagaataaaaaattttaaaagtAAGATCCTGGTAATTGATAATAAAGAATAAGATCCACTTATATAGGATTATAAGCCAGAACCTTAACCTCATGTTGAGAAGTACAATACATGATGATGTGTGTTTCTCTCGTTCAATAAACTCTTCCAAAGTTGTGCTACATCAAAACGCTTCTTTTAAAATCTCGCGTTCTAAATTCATGTAGGACTCGAGAGTATCAAGGCATTTGAATCATGTGTTTTCCCCTACTGCTTTCTTAAAATGCTCCAAATGAATAAACATGCGCAACATGTCCTAGCCTACGGGCTATGGTACTACATTTCCACACTGCAAAAGGGGAAGATATACCCTAATTGTGCTACTGTGGCGTTCCTGTAAGAGCATGCAGTGTGTCTTCCTTCTCCAACCAAGTTTATATCTTGCATCACTATTCCATCACAATGGACAGCTTCACTGCAAATGAAACTGATGGCAACTTTTGAAGCACTGGTTCCAGATATGTTTCTGTAATGTATATTACGTACAGCAACACCTGATCCCTACATGGTACAAAGTAGAAATTGTTAGAAAAATGTCTGTTTTCTAAATATCTAAATTAGCAAAGAAATTTAGATCCATTGTAGGGGTCATTACCTGTTCATGACAGGGTTTCCTGGGGTCGCAATAATTTTGATCGATAATTACCGGGTTAGTAACATTATGCATTGATACATCTTGAAAAGTTATTCTTTCAGCAAAACCATGCCCTCCCTGATAATCAAACCGTAAGAAGCAtcgtaaaataaaaatatgtaCCACAACAAAACAAATATATGTTTGCAAATTTATATATCTTGCTTTCGGGAGGACTTCAGTTATTATTCTAGAGAAAATGAGAAATAGTCCTCCAGTACTATAACGtagcacctttttttttttgtagaaaTACACATGTATGCATAATGTTCTTTTTAGGACTATAAGCATATCATTATCTAAAAGGACTATACGCATATTGTTTGGTgctattaaaaaatataaaatgcaAGTTACTTAGACATCTCAAGCGTTCACTGTTTTCCTCTTACATTATTTGTACCCCATTTTTTAGAAAAGTTGTATTGTACTACTGACGCATGTAACCTGTAGCCCCTATTGTACATGCTACAGTCTACAGAGCTggtaggaaaaaaaaggaacaggGGATTGTGAAACTAAGGAATAGAAGGCTGTAGAGCTGCACCGCTCCTTTTGAGAGCATCCTTTTTTCctcaaaattttaaaaaaggCTGAACTGTCCAAGTTTCCATGGCGCTTAGCAAGAAGGCCATGCATTACCTGCCAAGTTTTGATCCGCACACCGTTGGTTGTGCCCTGCAGTGTGGCCTTCTCCACAAGCACGTCAGAGACATGGGCCCACGAGTTGCTTGCTCCAAGGCTACCGATGCTGCAACAGCAAACAACGCCAAGAAAATCACCAGAAATTCAGAACCCTTCGTGCAGCTTGTCTcaatgggcctgttcgcttcagcttataagccggctgaaaagctgaaacggctgatttattgtgagaggaaaacactgtttggtggctgataagccggctgaataagctgaagcgaacaggctcctTACAAATGCCAAAACTTGAAACATGGAATGCCTACTGTTAGCACTGGATGTGGTATTCGTAAGGAGCACGTGCAAGTCCAAATTTCAATGGATCTGTAGCATGATCTAAATCCTTTTATTTTAGACTAAAATCATCCACTCTGCTAGCTTATAATTCAGTTATGTACGGATATACCTTATTCCATGGCCTGGTCCGCAAAATATGCCGGTCACCCGTACAAACATTGATCCAGACACAATGGATACACAGTCGTCACCTGCACTAACTCAGAAGCAACAAGCAAAACAAGAAAATTAACCAATGTTACGTCTGATCACAAAGTACAGGAGTGTTAGCCAGGTGAATACTTCCATGTTTTCCTATTGCATTAGTACCTGTGCTGATGGTGCAGTCGCTTATGGAGACTTCCTTGCTGTTGGATACATGGATGCCGTCAGTGTTGGGGCTCCATCCCGGCGCGGTGATGAACAGCTTCGACACGAGCACGTTCCACGAGTAGGAGATCGCGACGTGCATCTGCATGCTGTCCCTCACCTGCAGATCCTCCACGACCAGGTGCGTGCATCTTCGGAAGTACAGCGCCTGCAAGTCGCCAACCGAAACTCATCGCGGATGCACGCTACTTCAGGCGCAAAAATGCTGGCTCAGGGAGGTACCGTCGGGCCCTTGATGCATCGCTGATGGATGGAAGCAAAAGATACGCCCCCCCA encodes the following:
- the LOC101766637 gene encoding polygalacturonase — protein: MLLTPANSEDVFPEADGPTAESSDELRLRSGPPPRVVDVDDYGAGSNGGCDDTEAFLAAWREACNSTDYRSMFLVPEGKTYLLMPVTFRGPCRAISITAMIKGTLEAPSNRSVWLDRNLQEWITFEGIDRLHVLGGGTLNGNGQQWWINSCKLNKPMRCIKGPTALYFRRCTHLVVEDLQVRDSMQMHVAISYSWNVLVSKLFITAPGWSPNTDGIHVSNSKEVSISDCTISTGDDCVSIVSGSMFVRVTGIFCGPGHGISIGSLGASNSWAHVSDVLVEKATLQGTTNGVRIKTWQGGHGFAERITFQDVSMHNVTNPVIIDQNYCDPRKPCHEQGSGVAVRNIHYRNISGTSASKVAISFICSEAVHCDGIVMQDINLVGEGRHTACSYRNATVAQLGYIFPFCSVEM